A single genomic interval of Bradyrhizobium japonicum USDA 6 harbors:
- a CDS encoding alpha/beta hydrolase family protein, which produces MIPACLSDDWILCPEREDISAEFTRLLTAAQEGGATIAECLMIARQLKQGGEQSWHREWKRLAQANRQRAEAAFAEGHMATAQRNWLRAMNYYGAAAMPLDQADERRWVAVLAMQECARRFLTARGPAGEVVTIPWADDGHVLQGYFLPASPGSKRAPTVICIGEPGHRKEEFLFKLAPHARERGLSMLALDLLGDQRDDYTDTLLQRRDLESSIASVMDYLETRGDVDFDRVAIVADGWGSSFVARAVLQEPRLAAAVCDGGLWDLHERSFFASRFAMSDLSIVPVPSAPLMASSADCPVLITLGEDGWLKADRARQIVQKSRLGSSDIVLKVFTAQETGAAQAHADNPSLANEYIFDWLESQLGATGRRI; this is translated from the coding sequence ATGATACCCGCATGCCTCTCCGACGACTGGATCCTCTGCCCGGAGAGAGAGGATATTTCCGCTGAATTCACGCGGCTCCTCACCGCGGCGCAGGAGGGCGGCGCCACCATCGCAGAATGCCTGATGATCGCGCGGCAGCTCAAGCAGGGCGGCGAGCAGTCCTGGCACCGCGAGTGGAAGCGGCTGGCGCAAGCCAACCGGCAGCGTGCCGAGGCGGCGTTCGCGGAGGGCCACATGGCGACCGCGCAGCGCAACTGGCTGCGGGCGATGAACTACTACGGCGCGGCCGCGATGCCGCTGGACCAGGCCGACGAGCGCCGCTGGGTCGCGGTGCTCGCCATGCAGGAATGTGCGCGCCGTTTCCTCACTGCGCGCGGTCCGGCTGGCGAGGTCGTCACGATTCCCTGGGCCGACGACGGACACGTTTTGCAAGGCTATTTCCTGCCTGCGTCCCCGGGCAGCAAGCGGGCTCCGACCGTGATCTGCATCGGCGAGCCCGGACACCGCAAGGAGGAATTCCTGTTCAAGCTCGCGCCGCATGCGCGTGAGCGCGGATTGTCGATGCTCGCGCTGGATCTGCTCGGCGACCAGCGTGACGACTATACCGACACGCTCCTGCAGCGCCGCGACCTCGAGAGCTCGATTGCCAGCGTCATGGATTATCTGGAGACGCGTGGCGACGTCGATTTCGATCGCGTTGCCATCGTGGCCGACGGGTGGGGCTCTTCCTTTGTCGCGCGCGCGGTGTTGCAGGAGCCGAGGCTCGCCGCTGCCGTCTGCGACGGCGGTCTGTGGGACCTGCACGAACGATCCTTCTTCGCCAGCCGCTTTGCGATGAGCGATCTCAGCATCGTCCCGGTGCCGTCGGCGCCGTTGATGGCCTCGAGTGCCGACTGTCCGGTGCTGATCACACTCGGCGAGGACGGCTGGCTCAAGGCCGACCGGGCGCGCCAGATCGTGCAGAAGTCACGACTCGGCAGCTCCGACATCGTGCTGAAGGTGTTCACCGCGCAGGAGACCGGCGCGGCGCAGGCCCACGCGGACAATCCCAGCCTTGCCAACGAATACATCTTCGACTGGCTGGAATCGCAACTGGGCGCCACGGGGCGGCGGATCTGA